CAAGCTGCGCAAGGAAGGCTACGAATTCATCATGATCGGCCACAAGGGTCACCCCGAAGTGGAAGGCACGATGGGCCAGCTGGACGGCGGCATCCACCTGGTGGAAGACGTGCAAGACGTGGCGCGCATCCAACCCGCCCAAGAGGCCAAGCTGGCCGTGGTCACCCAGACCACGCTGAGCGTGGACGACGCGGCCGGCATCTCCGCCGCCGTGAAGGCGCGCTTTCCGCAGGTGCGCGAGCCCAAGCAGCAAGACATTTGCTACGCCACGCAGAACCGGCAGGACGCAGTGAAGCTGCTGGCGCCGAAGGTGGACGTGGTCATCGTCGTGGGCAGCCCCACCAGCAGCAACAGCAACCGCCTGCGTGAGTTGGCGGCCAAGCTGGGCACCGAGGCGTACATGGTCGACAGCGCTGACGAACTGCAGCCCGCCTGGGTGGAGGGCAAGCAGCGCATCGGCCTGACGGCGGGTGCGTCGGCGCCCGACATCCTGGTGCGCCAGGTGATCGAGCGGCTGCGCGCGCTGGGCGCCGTGTCGGTCAGCAAGCTGGCGGGCATCGAAGAGACGGTGAAGTTCCCCCTGCCCAAGGGCCTGCGGCTGGAAGGCGCCGCCGAGGTGAATCTGGAACACCTGCGCTGAGCGACGTGGCGCGGGTAGGGCACCTGGCGCTTTGATATCAAAAGCATAGCTGCCAGCGCTTGCTGCATGGGCGCTAGAGTCCTGTTTGTCTTGTAACAATGCCCTAGGGCAGCGTGCCAGCCGCTCCGCTCGCGGGGGTGCTACCGGGCGGGCGCAGCTGAGGGCCGCCCCGCGGCCCCGCCGCCGCGCTGGCCGACCCGCGCGCCCTACAATCTCGGCCATGCTTGATCCCCTTCTTCTCCGCAAAGACCTGGACCGCGTGGTCGCCGGTCTGCAGTCGCGCAAGAACCCCCAGCCCTTTCTGGACGTGGCCGCTTTCCAGGCGCTGGAAACCGAGCGCAAAACGCTTCAAACCCGCACCGAAGAGCTGCAGTCGCAGCGCAACACGGCCAGCAAGCAGATCGGCCAGCGCAAGGCCAAGGGCGAAAGCGCCGACGACCTGATGGCCCAGGTGGCCGCCATCAAGGACGAGCTGGACAGCTCTGCCGCCCGCCTGGACGCGCTGCAGGCCGAGTTGAACGACCTGTTGTTGGGCGTGCCCAACCTGCCGCACCCCAGCGTGCCCGTGGGCGCCGACGAAACCGGCAATCAGGAAGTGCGCCGCTGGGCGCCGCATGGCCTGGCGCCGCGCGCGTTCGACTTTCCCGTGCGCGACCATGTCGAGCTGGGCGAACCGCTGGGCCTGGACTTTGAAACAGGCACCAAGCTGGCCGGCGCGCGCTTCTCGTTCATGCGCGGGCCCGTCGCGCGCCTGCACCGCGCGCTGGCGCAGTTCATGCTGGACTTGCAGACGGGCGAGCACGGCTACACCGAGTGCTACACGCCCTACATCGTCAACGCCGACACCTTGAAAGGCACCGGGCAGCTGCCCAAGTTCGCGGCCGACCTGTTCGCCGCGAAAAAGGGCGGCCAGGACGGCGAGGGCGAAGCGCTGTACCTGATCCCCACGTCCGAAGTCACGCTGACCAGCGTGGTGGCTGGCGAGATCGTGCCTGAGGCCGATCTGCCCATCCGCCTGACGGCCCACACGCCGTGCTTCCGCTCTGAGGCGGGCAGCGCCGGTCGCGACACGCGCGGGCTGATCCGCCAGCACCAGTTCGACAAGGTGGAGATGGTGCAAATCACCCACCCCGACCAAAGCTACGACACGCTGGAGCAGATGGTCGGCCACGCCGAGGCTGTGCTGCAAAAGCTGGAGCTACCCTACCGCGTGGTGCTGCTGTGCACCGGTGACATGGGTTTTGGCAGCACCAAGACCTACGACCTGGAAGTGTGGGTGCCCGCGCAAGACACCTACCGCGAAATCAGCTCGGTCAGCAACTGCGAAACCTTCCAGGCCCGCCGCATGCAGGCGCGCTTCAAGAACGCGCAAGGCAAGAACGAGCTGGTGCACACCCTCAACGGCTCAGGCTTGGCCGTGGGCCGCGCCCTGGTCGCCGTGCTGGAAAACCACCAGAACGCCGATGGCTCCATCAACGTGCCCGCAGCACTGCGGCCCTACCTCGGCGGGCTGGAGAAACTGTCCGCCGCGTGAACGCAGGCGCGCAGGACGCGGGCGCGCCCTCGGCGGATGAATTGGCTGTGGTGCCGATGGCGCCCTTGACCGATGCCCAGTTCATCGCCATCGCCCGCAGCAACCCCGTCAACGCCGAGCTGCTGCGCCGCCTGCCGGCGCTGGGCCTGCCCCAATGCCGCCTGACGGCCGGGTGCTTGTTCCAGGCGCTCTGGAACCAGCGCAGTGGCCAGCCGCCCGACGCGGGCGTCAGCGACTACGATGTCTTCTACTTCGACGGCAGCGATCTGTCCTGGCAAGCCGAAGACACCGTCATCCGCCGCGCGCAGGCCCTGTTCGCAGACCTGAACGCCACCGTCGAAATCCGCAACCAGGCCAGAGTCCACCTCTGGTACCCCCAACGCTTTGGCGCACCGTACCCGCCATTGCAAAGCGCCCAAGACGGCATCGACCGCTACCTGGTCGAATGCACCTGCGTCGGCATCCAGGTCGACACCGGCCAGCTGTACGCACCCCATGGCTTGGGCGACCTGCAGGCAGGCCGCTTGCGCATCAACCGCAAGTTTGGCCAACCCGCCATGTTCGCCGCCAAGGCAGCCAGCTACCGCCAGCGCTGGCCCTGGCTGCAGGTGGTTTGATCCCCAGGCCAGCGGCCCGCCAGCGAACCCAGACCGGCCGCTGCCCACACGCTTGCGGATTCCGAGGCCCAGGCGGCCCCACTAGCTCGTCTGTGCTGCTAGAATCCGCCATTCGACACAGACACAGGAGAGGTGGCAGAGTGGTCGAATGCGCCGGACTCGAAATCCGGTATACGGTTCACCGTATCGAGGGTTCGAATCCCTCCTTCTCCGCCAATCACAAGGGCCTGATGCTACAGAAAATGTAGTTCAGGCCCTTTTCTTTGTGCGCGTCGGGTAGCTTTTTGCCTAATCCTGCCTACGGCAACCGATAGCGCAGCAGCGCTCAAGTGGCTGTGCCGGGCAGTGTTGCGTCTCTCACCGTGCCCCAAGGCCTTGCCTGCCGTGTACCGGCGCCCGCGCCGGCTGAGGAAGCCGCCTACCTGCCACTCGCAAGTGCGGCCACCGATGGGATGCCCCGGCTTAAATCAAACAGCCCACGTAGGCCCCGGGGCGGCTCATGCCGACTTGTAACGGATCGGTATTCTGCGGCCCGCTGCCAATGCTATGGTTGCGCCCATGCCTGCCACCGTTTCTTCGCCTTCCACCTTCTGTCGCCCAATTGCCGAACTAGGTTCGCGCAGGGATTCGCTGAGTCGGCTGGGCCAGGTCGGCTTGTCGCTGGCCTTGGCGGCGCTCACGGCTGCGTGTTCCAGCCCTTCGGTGCGCCCTGCGCCGCCCGTGGCCACCACGCCGCAAGCGCCTGCGCGTCAGCCAGAGCTGGCGGCTTTCCGCGCGGTGTTGCGGGCGCAAGACGCGGTGCCGCGCACCGACAGTGCGGGGCAGGGCGAATTGGTGGCGGTGCTTAACCGCAAGACGGGGCTGCTGCAGTGGAAGCTCAATTTCACGCAGCTGAGCGGCCCCGTGCGCCGCGCCAGTTTTCACAGCCCCGGCATGAGCGGCGAGGTGGCGGCGCCCGTGGTGTCGCTCGGCCGCGCGGTGCTCAGCCCTTCGGAAGGGCGGGCGACGCTGACGCCCAAGCAGCGCGCCGATTTGCTGAATGGCCAGTGGTATGTGAACCTCATCACGGCGCGCTACCCCGATGGCGAGATTCG
This genomic interval from Ottowia oryzae contains the following:
- the ispH gene encoding 4-hydroxy-3-methylbut-2-enyl diphosphate reductase, coding for MNTAQDIVLAEPRGFCAGVDRAIEIVERALAKFGAPIYVRHEIVHNTYVVNDLKAKGAIFIEALSDVPPGATLVFSAHGVPKSVEREAEERGFQVFDATCPLVSKVHVEVAKLRKEGYEFIMIGHKGHPEVEGTMGQLDGGIHLVEDVQDVARIQPAQEAKLAVVTQTTLSVDDAAGISAAVKARFPQVREPKQQDICYATQNRQDAVKLLAPKVDVVIVVGSPTSSNSNRLRELAAKLGTEAYMVDSADELQPAWVEGKQRIGLTAGASAPDILVRQVIERLRALGAVSVSKLAGIEETVKFPLPKGLRLEGAAEVNLEHLR
- the serS gene encoding serine--tRNA ligase, yielding MLDPLLLRKDLDRVVAGLQSRKNPQPFLDVAAFQALETERKTLQTRTEELQSQRNTASKQIGQRKAKGESADDLMAQVAAIKDELDSSAARLDALQAELNDLLLGVPNLPHPSVPVGADETGNQEVRRWAPHGLAPRAFDFPVRDHVELGEPLGLDFETGTKLAGARFSFMRGPVARLHRALAQFMLDLQTGEHGYTECYTPYIVNADTLKGTGQLPKFAADLFAAKKGGQDGEGEALYLIPTSEVTLTSVVAGEIVPEADLPIRLTAHTPCFRSEAGSAGRDTRGLIRQHQFDKVEMVQITHPDQSYDTLEQMVGHAEAVLQKLELPYRVVLLCTGDMGFGSTKTYDLEVWVPAQDTYREISSVSNCETFQARRMQARFKNAQGKNELVHTLNGSGLAVGRALVAVLENHQNADGSINVPAALRPYLGGLEKLSAA
- a CDS encoding nucleotidyltransferase family protein, producing the protein MNAGAQDAGAPSADELAVVPMAPLTDAQFIAIARSNPVNAELLRRLPALGLPQCRLTAGCLFQALWNQRSGQPPDAGVSDYDVFYFDGSDLSWQAEDTVIRRAQALFADLNATVEIRNQARVHLWYPQRFGAPYPPLQSAQDGIDRYLVECTCVGIQVDTGQLYAPHGLGDLQAGRLRINRKFGQPAMFAAKAASYRQRWPWLQVV
- a CDS encoding CHRD domain-containing protein yields the protein MPATVSSPSTFCRPIAELGSRRDSLSRLGQVGLSLALAALTAACSSPSVRPAPPVATTPQAPARQPELAAFRAVLRAQDAVPRTDSAGQGELVAVLNRKTGLLQWKLNFTQLSGPVRRASFHSPGMSGEVAAPVVSLGRAVLSPSEGRATLTPKQRADLLNGQWYVNLITARYPDGEIRGQLIEQH